A single region of the Verrucomicrobiia bacterium genome encodes:
- a CDS encoding sugar ABC transporter substrate-binding protein, with amino-acid sequence MISKFPKSFLSVALAFFFSFSLAGCGGSSSQSTNKEIKVTFWGSPEEIEIITNSIKDWQTAHPDIKVVFEHTPYTGYDSKILTRIAGGAAPDIIATEVDYFVTFASKGVLENLSTYADADPEFHKEDYFPTILDRFTVGGNMYAVPRDVAPFACVFYNKKLFDEAGLQYPTDDWTWDDMLRMARALTKKDESGRITQYGFYGWAWQDFIYSNGGAIVDDVKNPKATRINEPAAIEGLQFYSDMINLYKVMPTPVALANLGMGIDLMFASGRLGMFLSGVWETPGLRRYDFDWDVAMFPKSPKGGRGFGSGGSGYAILKTSKHKKEAWEVIKALTGAAGQRELAKRGLAQPSRISVAESDAWAQNTDKPVNKKMLNEAVKYIQFGPFHSRWREIEEKYLSPQLDLVFNGKKTAAEVLNTVAPQINAILQAPEK; translated from the coding sequence GTGATTTCGAAGTTTCCAAAATCTTTTCTAAGCGTCGCGCTCGCGTTTTTCTTTTCCTTCTCCCTGGCAGGATGTGGCGGAAGCTCCTCCCAATCTACCAACAAAGAAATCAAAGTCACGTTCTGGGGCAGCCCCGAAGAAATCGAGATCATCACCAACTCGATTAAAGACTGGCAGACGGCCCACCCGGATATCAAGGTCGTGTTTGAGCACACGCCCTATACCGGCTACGACAGCAAAATCCTGACGCGCATTGCCGGTGGCGCCGCGCCCGACATCATCGCGACCGAGGTCGATTACTTCGTGACGTTCGCGAGCAAGGGTGTTCTCGAAAATCTTTCGACGTATGCGGACGCGGATCCCGAGTTTCACAAAGAAGATTACTTTCCGACGATTCTCGACCGCTTCACGGTCGGAGGAAATATGTACGCGGTGCCCCGCGACGTCGCGCCGTTCGCCTGCGTTTTCTATAATAAGAAGCTGTTCGACGAAGCCGGCCTCCAGTATCCCACGGATGATTGGACCTGGGACGACATGCTGCGCATGGCGCGCGCGCTCACGAAAAAAGACGAGAGCGGCAGGATCACCCAATACGGTTTCTACGGCTGGGCGTGGCAGGATTTTATTTATAGCAATGGCGGCGCGATCGTCGACGACGTAAAAAACCCCAAGGCCACGCGGATCAACGAGCCCGCGGCCATCGAAGGCCTGCAGTTTTATTCCGACATGATCAACCTTTATAAGGTCATGCCCACGCCGGTGGCCCTGGCGAACCTGGGCATGGGCATTGATTTGATGTTCGCAAGCGGCAGGCTGGGTATGTTTTTGTCCGGCGTTTGGGAAACTCCCGGCTTGCGGCGCTATGATTTCGATTGGGACGTCGCGATGTTTCCGAAGAGCCCCAAGGGCGGGCGGGGTTTCGGCTCCGGCGGCTCTGGCTATGCCATCCTGAAGACGTCGAAACACAAAAAAGAAGCGTGGGAAGTCATCAAGGCGCTTACCGGCGCGGCGGGGCAGAGAGAGCTGGCCAAGCGCGGTCTCGCGCAGCCTTCCAGAATTTCCGTCGCCGAGTCCGACGCGTGGGCGCAGAACACCGACAAGCCCGTGAACAAGAAAATGCTGAACGAGGCCGTGAAGTACATTCAGTTTGGCCCGTTTCATTCGCGCTGGCGCGAAATCGAAGAAAAATATCTAAGCCCCCAATTAGATTTGGTTTTTAATGGGAAGAAGACCGCGGCGGAAGTTCTGAATACCGTGGCTCCCCAAATCAACGCTATCTTACAAGCTCCCGAAAAGTGA
- the mnmG gene encoding tRNA uridine-5-carboxymethylaminomethyl(34) synthesis enzyme MnmG, whose amino-acid sequence MKSTQTFGAIVVGAGHAGVEAALSIARSGHEVLLITMDAKAVARMSCNPAIGGIAKGHMVREIDALGGEMALATDATGIQFKMLNRSKGPAVWSPRAQADKEQYSQYMQRIIAAEKNIILKETQATELLIENGKCCGIQTQEEERFYAEAVILTTGTFLQGLIHVGEKNTPGGRTGEKPAVGLSDSLRRAGIELVRFKTGTPPRLDAKTINWSILEEQKGDAPPQPFSYRTQELQVEQLSCFITHTNPEIHRLIHANLHRSPLYGGLIKGTGTRYCPSVEDKIVKFPDKERHQIYLEPEGRDTDSIYVNGLSTSLPEDVQRGIVAQIPGLENAAFLRLGYAIEYDCAPPTQLKHSLETKQIENLFLAGQINCTSGYEEAAAQGLMAGLNVIRKIRKERPFVLGRAEAYIGVLIDDLVTKGTPEPYRMFTSRAEFRLLLRQDNADRRLMKYGRKFGLISANVDEAMQKKYERIQNDIQALKAKGYGSGNLHRYLKRPGISYKSLENQSLHLADLSEEEKLAVETEVKYEGYISRQNLEVEKLKRLDRKKIPEKIDYETIRGISREAREKFSKIKPISVAQAARIPGISPCDISLLVVHLEKNAASFSS is encoded by the coding sequence GGCCACGAAGTCCTGCTTATTACAATGGATGCCAAGGCTGTCGCACGTATGTCCTGCAATCCCGCCATCGGCGGCATTGCCAAGGGCCACATGGTGCGCGAGATCGATGCCCTGGGCGGCGAAATGGCGCTCGCCACCGATGCTACGGGAATTCAATTCAAGATGCTCAACCGCTCCAAGGGCCCGGCCGTGTGGTCGCCGCGGGCTCAGGCCGACAAGGAGCAGTACTCGCAATATATGCAGCGGATCATTGCCGCAGAAAAAAATATTATCCTCAAAGAAACGCAGGCCACGGAACTTTTAATCGAAAACGGAAAATGCTGCGGCATTCAGACGCAGGAAGAAGAACGCTTTTACGCCGAGGCTGTTATTTTAACGACCGGGACTTTTTTGCAGGGCCTGATCCACGTCGGCGAAAAAAATACTCCGGGCGGCCGCACGGGCGAAAAACCCGCGGTGGGACTGAGTGATTCGCTGCGCCGGGCCGGCATCGAGTTGGTGAGGTTCAAGACCGGCACTCCGCCGCGTCTTGATGCCAAAACCATTAACTGGAGCATCCTAGAAGAACAAAAGGGCGATGCCCCTCCGCAGCCCTTTTCTTATCGCACCCAAGAATTGCAAGTTGAACAGTTGTCGTGCTTTATAACGCACACCAACCCTGAAATCCACCGACTTATTCACGCCAATTTGCACCGTTCACCTCTGTATGGCGGTCTTATCAAAGGAACGGGCACGCGGTATTGCCCTTCCGTCGAAGATAAAATCGTGAAGTTTCCGGACAAGGAACGGCATCAGATCTATCTTGAGCCGGAAGGCCGGGATACAGATTCGATTTATGTGAATGGACTTTCCACCAGCCTGCCCGAAGATGTTCAAAGAGGCATCGTGGCACAAATTCCCGGCTTGGAGAATGCGGCTTTTTTGCGGCTGGGCTATGCCATTGAGTATGATTGCGCCCCTCCGACCCAACTCAAGCATTCTCTGGAAACCAAACAGATCGAAAATTTATTCTTGGCAGGCCAAATCAATTGCACCTCCGGCTATGAAGAAGCCGCGGCCCAGGGCCTTATGGCCGGGCTCAACGTGATTCGCAAGATTCGCAAAGAACGGCCGTTCGTTTTGGGGCGGGCCGAAGCGTATATCGGTGTCCTGATTGATGATTTGGTTACGAAAGGAACTCCCGAGCCCTATCGCATGTTCACTTCCCGCGCGGAATTTCGCCTTCTTCTGCGGCAAGACAACGCCGACCGCAGATTGATGAAATACGGCCGCAAATTCGGATTGATTTCGGCGAATGTCGACGAGGCCATGCAAAAAAAATACGAACGGATCCAAAACGATATCCAGGCGCTAAAAGCCAAAGGCTACGGAAGCGGCAATCTCCACCGTTATCTCAAGCGGCCCGGCATTTCCTATAAATCGCTCGAGAACCAATCTCTCCACCTCGCCGATCTTTCCGAAGAAGAAAAACTCGCGGTAGAAACCGAAGTTAAGTATGAAGGATATATTTCTCGCCAAAATCTCGAAGTTGAAAAATTAAAGCGCCTAGATCGCAAGAAAATACCCGAAAAGATCGATTATGAGACAATTCGGGGCATCAGCCGCGAGGCGCGAGAGAAATTCTCCAAAATCAAGCCGATCTCTGTGGCTCAGGCCGCACGGATTCCGGGAATTTCACCCTGCGATATTTCTCTGCTCGTCGTCCACTTGGAAAAGAACGCCGCGTCCTTTTCTTCCTAA
- the tatC gene encoding twin-arginine translocase subunit TatC: MDTTPDFLSHLEELRKRILVSLFVFVACTVAAYFFSRQIVNFLIEPLHKQQNAQLVFQTPYEAFLTYVKVSAVTGLLLSLPVIFFEFWKFVSPGLYDREKKVILPLSFVCVLLFLAGVCFAYFLVIPFGLGFLLSFQTESLRPLIAIAPYFSFLLGMILAFGALFDFPVVLLGLIKLGVMKTETLASMRKLIVVGIFVVAAILTPSPDPVSQLLLAIPLVLLFEITLLIAGRIEKKAPKTPQDQGIQGR; this comes from the coding sequence ATGGACACGACCCCTGATTTCCTTTCCCATTTGGAAGAATTGCGGAAGAGAATTCTCGTCTCGCTTTTTGTTTTCGTGGCGTGCACGGTCGCGGCGTATTTTTTTTCCCGCCAGATCGTAAATTTTTTAATCGAGCCGCTGCACAAGCAGCAGAATGCGCAGCTTGTTTTTCAGACGCCCTACGAAGCCTTTTTGACGTACGTGAAAGTCTCAGCGGTGACGGGCCTGTTGCTTTCGCTGCCGGTTATTTTTTTCGAATTCTGGAAATTTGTTTCGCCGGGCTTGTATGACCGCGAAAAAAAAGTGATCCTGCCTCTGTCATTTGTCTGTGTTTTGCTGTTTCTTGCGGGCGTTTGTTTCGCCTATTTTTTGGTCATTCCTTTTGGGCTGGGTTTTCTTCTCAGCTTTCAGACCGAAAGCCTGCGGCCGCTCATCGCCATTGCCCCCTATTTCTCATTTTTATTGGGGATGATCCTCGCTTTCGGAGCGCTTTTTGACTTCCCAGTTGTGCTCTTAGGCCTTATAAAACTTGGGGTTATGAAAACCGAGACACTGGCTAGCATGAGGAAGCTTATTGTGGTCGGAATCTTCGTTGTGGCGGCTATATTGACGCCTTCTCCGGATCCGGTCAGCCAGCTTTTGCTGGCGATTCCTCTGGTTTTGCTGTTCGAAATCACGCTTTTGATTGCCGGCCGGATCGAGAAAAAAGCCCCAAAAACGCCTCAAGATCAAGGGATTCAGGGACGATAA
- a CDS encoding glycosyl transferase family 36, with product MTMTLEKKSSKKSSKSGAKQATQGAASEKKFASKYGHFTADGSEYVITNPRTPRPWINVCANENYGFVVTQTGGGFSWFGNSQLSRLTTWYQDLIRDPYGKYVYVRDNKTGKHWSTTWKPTGFKYDSYEARYGLGYTKFTTRYQGIKTEQLMFVPREDSCEIWQVTLTNETKKARDISVFPFFDWCLGNGTETHREFQKTFIEVQINRKLGAIIGRKRPPLVPPHISTGLKDTPLTGVFALTNQKPAAYDGDKETFVGMYGTYQDPKAVLEGKVQNRRELEKWGDPIAAMQANVKLKAGESKTLVFLLARIEDASKAPAIIKKYSTLALVKKELDRIVNYWKDLTDKSWVETPDEALNFVTNKWYRYQAVCARMWAKTAFYQCSGGIGFRDQLQDSNCMLESDPNITRKQILVHAEQMFPDGTVYHWWHPGAGIGAHTEMVDDLLWLALITLNYIDETGDESILDEVAPYVTKGNEPKQEGTVYDHICRSYEKVLSRWSPRGLPLMGEGDWNDGMSHVGPKWKGESVWLAHFFHGLLNRLAPVCEKRGEKDRAQRYLDRAKKLKAAVNEHAWDGEWYIRATRDNGIPLGSKTQDRGKIFLNAQTWAVICGTATPERARTAMNSAYKWLYREYGPLLFTPGYDKLDETIGYLSRYAPSVRENGGVYTHAACWGVQAAAMMGDAEMAYKAYTNMNPVYRGLNPDHYYGEPYVTPGNVDGPDSPNFGRGGWTWYSGSGSWMQKVAYNWICGIRASRDGLIIDPSIPKAWKGFKAKRTFRGATYMIDVQNPSGANGGVKEITVDGKRLSSNVVPTFSDGKTHQVRVVLGKK from the coding sequence ATGACCATGACGTTAGAGAAAAAAAGCTCCAAGAAATCTTCCAAAAGCGGCGCGAAACAGGCGACGCAGGGCGCGGCTTCCGAAAAAAAGTTTGCGTCCAAGTACGGCCATTTCACCGCGGACGGCAGCGAGTACGTGATCACGAACCCGCGCACGCCGCGCCCGTGGATCAATGTCTGCGCCAATGAAAACTACGGCTTCGTCGTCACGCAGACGGGCGGCGGTTTTTCCTGGTTCGGAAACTCCCAGCTTTCCCGTCTGACCACGTGGTACCAGGATCTCATCCGCGACCCGTACGGCAAGTACGTGTACGTCCGCGACAACAAGACCGGCAAGCACTGGTCCACGACGTGGAAGCCGACCGGCTTCAAGTATGATTCGTACGAAGCCCGCTACGGTCTCGGCTACACGAAGTTCACGACGCGCTATCAGGGCATCAAGACCGAACAGCTCATGTTCGTCCCGCGCGAAGACTCCTGCGAAATCTGGCAGGTGACGCTGACAAACGAAACGAAGAAGGCGCGCGACATCAGCGTGTTTCCGTTTTTCGACTGGTGCCTCGGCAACGGCACGGAAACGCACCGCGAATTCCAGAAGACCTTCATCGAAGTGCAGATCAACCGCAAGCTCGGCGCCATCATCGGCCGCAAACGTCCGCCGCTGGTTCCTCCGCACATTTCGACGGGCCTGAAAGATACGCCGCTCACCGGCGTGTTCGCGCTCACGAACCAGAAGCCGGCGGCTTACGACGGCGACAAGGAAACGTTCGTCGGCATGTATGGCACGTACCAGGATCCGAAGGCCGTTCTCGAAGGCAAGGTGCAGAATCGCCGCGAGCTCGAAAAATGGGGCGATCCGATTGCCGCCATGCAGGCCAATGTGAAGCTCAAGGCCGGCGAATCGAAAACGCTCGTTTTCCTTCTCGCCCGTATCGAAGACGCTTCCAAGGCTCCCGCGATTATCAAGAAGTACAGCACGCTGGCGCTGGTCAAGAAAGAGCTCGACCGCATCGTGAATTACTGGAAAGACCTCACGGACAAGTCGTGGGTCGAAACGCCGGACGAAGCGCTAAACTTCGTCACCAATAAATGGTACCGCTATCAGGCTGTTTGCGCCCGCATGTGGGCCAAGACCGCCTTCTATCAGTGCTCCGGCGGCATAGGCTTTCGCGATCAGCTCCAGGATTCGAACTGCATGCTCGAGTCCGATCCGAACATCACGCGCAAGCAGATCCTGGTCCATGCTGAACAGATGTTCCCCGACGGAACCGTGTACCACTGGTGGCATCCGGGCGCGGGCATTGGCGCGCACACCGAAATGGTCGACGACCTTCTTTGGCTTGCCCTCATCACGCTCAACTACATCGATGAAACCGGCGATGAGTCGATCCTCGATGAAGTGGCCCCGTATGTGACCAAAGGCAATGAACCGAAGCAGGAAGGCACGGTGTACGATCACATCTGCCGTTCCTACGAGAAGGTCCTTTCGCGCTGGTCGCCCCGCGGCCTGCCGCTGATGGGCGAAGGCGACTGGAACGACGGCATGAGCCATGTCGGTCCGAAGTGGAAGGGCGAATCCGTGTGGCTTGCGCACTTCTTCCATGGGCTGCTCAACCGCCTTGCGCCGGTTTGCGAAAAGCGCGGTGAAAAAGACCGCGCGCAGCGCTACCTCGACCGTGCCAAAAAGCTCAAGGCCGCTGTCAATGAACACGCTTGGGACGGCGAATGGTACATTCGCGCGACCCGCGACAACGGCATTCCGCTCGGCAGCAAGACTCAGGACCGCGGCAAGATCTTCTTGAACGCGCAGACCTGGGCGGTTATCTGCGGAACGGCGACGCCGGAACGGGCGCGGACAGCCATGAATTCGGCCTACAAGTGGCTGTACCGTGAATATGGTCCGCTGCTCTTCACGCCGGGTTATGACAAGCTCGATGAAACCATCGGTTACCTGTCGCGTTACGCGCCTTCCGTTCGCGAGAACGGCGGCGTTTATACGCATGCCGCTTGCTGGGGCGTTCAGGCCGCGGCCATGATGGGCGATGCCGAAATGGCGTACAAGGCCTACACCAACATGAACCCTGTTTACCGCGGTCTGAATCCCGATCACTACTACGGCGAGCCTTATGTGACGCCGGGCAACGTGGATGGTCCCGATTCCCCGAATTTCGGGCGTGGCGGCTGGACCTGGTATTCCGGTTCCGGTTCGTGGATGCAGAAGGTCGCTTACAATTGGATCTGCGGCATCCGCGCTTCCCGCGATGGGCTGATCATTGATCCCTCGATCCCGAAAGCCTGGAAAGGTTTCAAGGCTAAGAGGACGTTCCGCGGCGCCACGTACATGATCGACGTGCAGAATCCCAGCGGCGCCAATGGCGGCGTGAAGGAAATTACGGTGGATGGCAAGAGGCTGTCGTCCAACGTGGTTCCCACGTTCTCCGACGGCAAGACCCATCAGGTCCGCGTCGTTTTGGGAAAGAAGTAA
- a CDS encoding ParB/RepB/Spo0J family partition protein, producing MIKKALGKGLSALIPDTYVKSGEVRKDLPAVQAAQPQAETKLPENALEMIPIEHIRANEDQPRKEFKPEAIEDLAASIREKGILQPVIVKKIADKTYELICGERRYRAAILCGLEKVPAVIKDIARSDFLEWALIENIQREDLNPIEEAEAYQKLAEDHKISQDEIAKRLGKSRVAVTNTLRLLRLPQDLRGWLVDGVLSAGHARALLGLLTPEHQRQIAKRIVEENLSVRQVETLVNRSLAHKRKPKKARNLSPEIVDLENHLSRHLGTQVRVHPKKNMKQGRIELHYFSLDELDSILERMRFPKV from the coding sequence ATGATCAAGAAGGCGCTCGGTAAAGGATTAAGTGCATTAATTCCGGATACGTACGTCAAATCGGGCGAAGTGCGCAAAGATCTTCCCGCAGTTCAGGCCGCTCAGCCGCAGGCGGAGACAAAACTTCCTGAAAACGCGCTGGAAATGATCCCCATCGAGCATATTCGCGCCAATGAAGACCAGCCTCGGAAAGAATTTAAGCCAGAGGCCATTGAAGATTTGGCCGCCTCTATCCGCGAAAAGGGGATTTTGCAGCCGGTCATCGTTAAAAAAATCGCGGATAAAACGTACGAGCTGATTTGCGGCGAACGGCGGTACCGCGCCGCAATCCTCTGCGGTTTGGAAAAAGTTCCCGCGGTCATCAAAGATATCGCGCGCAGCGATTTCCTGGAATGGGCGCTGATCGAGAACATTCAGCGCGAAGACCTCAATCCTATCGAAGAAGCGGAAGCCTATCAGAAGCTGGCTGAAGACCATAAAATTTCCCAGGACGAGATCGCCAAAAGGCTGGGCAAGAGCCGCGTTGCCGTCACGAACACGCTCCGGCTCCTGCGGCTGCCGCAGGACCTCCGGGGGTGGCTTGTCGACGGAGTGCTTTCGGCGGGGCATGCGCGGGCGCTGCTCGGGCTTCTGACGCCGGAACACCAGCGGCAGATCGCCAAGAGGATCGTGGAGGAAAATCTCTCCGTCCGCCAGGTGGAAACCCTTGTCAACCGGAGCCTTGCGCATAAACGCAAGCCGAAAAAGGCAAGAAACCTGAGCCCTGAAATCGTCGATCTGGAGAACCATCTCTCGCGGCATCTGGGCACGCAGGTGCGGGTTCATCCCAAGAAAAACATGAAACAGGGCCGGATCGAGCTTCATTATTTCTCACTGGACGAACTCGACAGCATCCTAGAGAGAATGCGCTTTCCCAAAGTTTAG
- a CDS encoding glucoamylase family protein has product MRMQKKGRGFISAALVTLIASASPAHAASDPAIYGLVPAEKSLETSSQFILVDDFNTGKFLIREGAGWRVKGPLGALEIMIDKTDARNPERGYSLKNDFSLASSEKASFETSLDHMDVSKATHLVFKIKLAMKDKAAFPGKLAVTLMDWNQKQAEVDLSPRVAAADGSWIEVELPIGDFSGLDPDQLTRLKFTLTAPDSKKMHGALWLDEIAFFGPGNAEFLSHRDNIVSFPSGMSSERRHKLAKQKKDAKFLKMIAEDTWKFFENARDKNTHLIVDHIRLGDAPLIADYTSPTNIAMDLLSTIAAMDLEILSREQAADSVGKVLKTLDRLPKYKGFFYNFYDIAKLSIQRSYISTVDSGWLAIALVVVRQAFPEYKEQASKFLDGFHFGDFLDPENNQLVVGLDVPMKDFGKYHYGLLVTEARATSLYAIGKGDLPREHWWFIYRTLPQVWGWQKQKPAGDFITEDGVEYFQGYYQQDGKKFVPSWGGSLFEFLMPTLVLKERKLAPQGLGLNDKIATELQRDYALKKGYPVWGMSPCAVSNGRQWTYREYGVPGLGAKGYPDAGVVTPHVSFLALDSLPQDALKNIRNLLKFDIYGEYGFYDAIDLKKGRVNPQYLSLDQGMILVAIANYLKEGTIQNRFHADPVGKKAEDLLSKESFFKT; this is encoded by the coding sequence ATGCGCATGCAAAAAAAAGGCCGCGGGTTTATCTCGGCCGCCCTTGTCACTCTCATCGCTTCCGCTTCGCCCGCCCATGCCGCATCCGACCCCGCTATTTACGGGCTGGTGCCTGCGGAAAAGTCCCTCGAAACCTCTTCTCAGTTCATCCTCGTCGATGATTTCAATACCGGAAAATTTCTGATTCGCGAAGGCGCGGGGTGGCGCGTCAAAGGCCCGCTCGGCGCGTTGGAAATCATGATCGACAAAACCGATGCGCGGAATCCTGAGCGCGGGTATTCCCTCAAAAACGATTTCAGCCTTGCCTCCTCCGAAAAAGCATCTTTCGAAACTTCGCTGGACCACATGGACGTGAGCAAGGCCACGCATCTGGTCTTTAAAATCAAATTGGCGATGAAAGACAAAGCCGCTTTTCCCGGCAAGCTCGCCGTGACTCTTATGGATTGGAACCAGAAGCAGGCCGAGGTCGACCTTTCCCCGCGTGTCGCGGCCGCGGACGGTTCCTGGATCGAGGTCGAGCTTCCGATCGGGGATTTTTCGGGATTGGACCCTGACCAGTTGACCCGCCTTAAATTTACGCTGACCGCTCCGGACTCGAAAAAAATGCACGGGGCCTTGTGGCTCGACGAAATCGCTTTCTTCGGCCCCGGCAATGCGGAATTTCTCAGCCACCGGGACAACATCGTTTCTTTTCCTTCCGGCATGTCTTCGGAGCGACGGCACAAGCTCGCAAAACAGAAAAAAGATGCCAAATTTTTGAAGATGATCGCGGAAGACACGTGGAAATTTTTCGAAAATGCGAGGGACAAAAACACGCACTTGATCGTCGACCACATCCGTCTGGGAGACGCGCCTCTCATTGCCGATTACACGTCGCCCACCAATATCGCCATGGACCTTTTGTCGACGATTGCCGCCATGGATCTGGAAATCCTGTCCCGCGAGCAGGCTGCGGATTCCGTGGGAAAGGTACTGAAAACGCTGGACCGGCTGCCTAAGTACAAAGGCTTTTTCTACAATTTTTATGACATCGCAAAGCTTTCTATCCAAAGGAGTTACATTTCGACCGTGGACAGCGGCTGGCTCGCTATCGCGCTCGTCGTGGTGCGTCAGGCCTTTCCCGAATATAAGGAGCAGGCTTCTAAGTTTCTCGACGGATTCCACTTCGGAGATTTCCTGGATCCGGAAAACAACCAATTGGTCGTAGGGCTGGATGTTCCCATGAAGGATTTCGGTAAGTACCATTACGGCCTGCTGGTTACGGAGGCGCGCGCGACGAGCCTTTACGCGATCGGAAAAGGCGATCTCCCGCGGGAGCATTGGTGGTTTATCTACCGAACGCTTCCGCAGGTCTGGGGATGGCAAAAGCAAAAGCCCGCGGGCGATTTCATTACCGAAGATGGGGTGGAATATTTTCAGGGGTATTACCAGCAGGACGGAAAAAAGTTTGTGCCGAGCTGGGGCGGGTCCCTGTTCGAGTTTTTGATGCCGACTCTTGTTCTAAAAGAAAGGAAGCTTGCGCCCCAGGGCCTTGGCCTGAACGACAAGATCGCGACAGAGCTGCAGCGGGATTATGCGCTTAAAAAAGGATATCCGGTCTGGGGGATGTCGCCCTGCGCAGTCTCCAACGGTCGCCAATGGACGTACCGGGAATACGGGGTGCCGGGCCTGGGAGCTAAAGGATATCCGGATGCCGGCGTGGTAACGCCGCACGTGAGTTTTCTGGCTTTGGACAGCCTGCCGCAAGATGCCCTCAAAAATATCCGTAATCTACTGAAATTCGATATTTATGGGGAATACGGCTTTTACGATGCCATCGACCTCAAAAAAGGCCGGGTCAACCCTCAGTACCTGTCCCTGGACCAGGGCATGATCCTTGTCGCCATCGCCAATTATTTAAAGGAAGGGACCATCCAGAACCGTTTTCACGCGGATCCGGTCGGAAAGAAGGCGGAGGATTTACTGTCGAAAGAAAGTTTTTTCAAGACGTAA
- a CDS encoding ROK family transcriptional regulator codes for MIKQILLKDRILTDKERKNLAILEVIRKNGPISRTDISKITELNIVTVSNYVNHYIKKGLVVEGELDESTGGRKPVLVELNPKAGYIVGVGLNMLSVVGVLVDLEINVIAEVKRERNPENSESVIENMVDMAQEIIEKAEIDKSKIVGVGVGVPGIIDERGRTIRWPQSLGEKDINVCLSIKDTFEKRLEIPTFVENDANAAVLGEKWLGLDRDVRHMLYMFSGVGAGILINSEIYRGATGAAGELGISSSRSAKDYAKEIAPQLGRWEMDLGMVLHAKARLEKGEKSMLRDFVNGNINQLTFKEIVRAVKEKDSLALQVVDEAGQALGKKIAFLVNLLNPEIVVIGGGVEDCGAPLLDAVKNAVKEWSVEEASSHVKIIPSAFGENAVALGVVGIVAREVFAQA; via the coding sequence GTGATTAAACAGATTCTCTTAAAAGACCGCATCCTGACAGACAAAGAGAGAAAGAACCTCGCCATCCTGGAGGTCATCAGGAAAAACGGCCCCATCTCCCGCACGGACATCTCCAAGATCACCGAACTCAACATCGTCACCGTCTCCAATTACGTCAATCATTACATCAAAAAAGGCCTTGTCGTCGAAGGCGAGCTGGATGAATCCACCGGCGGCCGCAAGCCCGTTCTGGTAGAGCTCAATCCGAAAGCCGGCTACATCGTCGGCGTCGGCCTCAACATGCTCAGCGTGGTTGGCGTTCTCGTCGACCTCGAGATTAATGTCATCGCCGAAGTAAAGCGCGAGCGCAATCCCGAAAATTCTGAGTCCGTGATCGAGAACATGGTCGACATGGCCCAGGAAATCATCGAGAAGGCCGAAATCGACAAGAGCAAAATCGTGGGCGTCGGCGTCGGCGTTCCTGGCATCATCGATGAGCGCGGCCGTACCATCCGCTGGCCGCAAAGCCTCGGCGAAAAAGACATCAACGTTTGTCTTTCTATCAAGGATACGTTCGAAAAGCGCCTCGAGATTCCGACGTTTGTGGAAAATGATGCGAATGCCGCGGTGCTAGGCGAAAAGTGGCTGGGTCTCGACCGCGACGTGCGCCACATGTTGTACATGTTTTCAGGCGTGGGCGCGGGCATTCTGATCAACAGTGAAATCTACCGCGGGGCCACGGGCGCTGCCGGCGAGCTGGGAATTTCCAGCAGCCGTTCCGCAAAAGATTATGCCAAGGAAATCGCGCCGCAGCTAGGCCGCTGGGAAATGGACCTCGGCATGGTCCTGCACGCCAAAGCCAGACTGGAGAAGGGCGAGAAGTCCATGCTCCGCGATTTCGTGAACGGAAACATCAACCAGCTTACTTTCAAAGAAATCGTGCGGGCCGTGAAGGAAAAAGATAGTCTCGCGCTTCAGGTCGTGGATGAAGCCGGCCAGGCTCTCGGAAAAAAAATCGCGTTTCTTGTGAATCTCCTCAACCCCGAAATCGTAGTCATCGGGGGCGGCGTCGAAGATTGCGGTGCTCCTTTGCTGGATGCCGTTAAAAACGCCGTAAAAGAATGGTCTGTCGAAGAAGCTTCCAGCCACGTTAAAATCATTCCTTCTGCTTTCGGCGAAAATGCCGTGGCTCTTGGTGTGGTTGGCATCGTGGCGCGCGAAGTTTTCGCGCAGGCCTAA